In Candidatus Binataceae bacterium, one DNA window encodes the following:
- a CDS encoding tetratricopeptide repeat protein: MKQGMCLVFAAGLLAAAAAALMPAASSRGDTTPASAPAGASAKPAAPTIALYAGLGPVHHPVTTASPLAQKYFDQGLAFTYGFNHDEAERSFEQAAQLDPQMAMAYWGVALVLGPNYNLPGDPVRGKKAHDAVARAQTLKSGASPEERDLIDALSQRYGANGEGSPAQDQAYANAMRAVAHKYPEDLDVQTLFAESLMDLHPWRLWSVDGKPGPDTLEIVATLETVLKKDPNHIGANHYYIHAVEASPDPARAMASADRLGALAPASGHLVHMPSHIYVRTGRFHDAAEVNARAIKADNAFFARTSESGVYPLMYYTHNIHFLCYSQMMEGRKREALASARLLETKVPLDAVRGMPMAEFLVPMPYFVEVRFGMWDEVLREPKPPTDLPFTSAMWHYARALAYSAKGKRAEAISEHKQLEATAAAIAPDRPLGTSNRAKNVAEVAVIVVAGEIAAARGDRKGAAAKLADAVRLQDALIYEEPPIWYFPVRESLGAQLLAMGRTQEAEAVYREDLKMNPGNPRSLYGLAQCLSAEGKTAEAAKTREQFRKAWRFADSNPTPLPSSASRGRG; this comes from the coding sequence ATGAAACAGGGAATGTGCCTTGTCTTTGCGGCAGGGTTGTTAGCCGCTGCCGCCGCCGCGCTGATGCCGGCCGCATCGTCGCGTGGCGACACGACGCCGGCTTCGGCACCGGCCGGAGCTTCAGCAAAGCCGGCCGCTCCCACGATTGCGCTCTACGCGGGCCTCGGCCCGGTGCATCATCCGGTCACCACCGCGTCTCCGCTTGCGCAGAAGTACTTCGACCAGGGCCTCGCCTTCACCTACGGGTTCAACCATGACGAGGCGGAACGCTCGTTCGAGCAGGCGGCGCAGCTCGATCCGCAGATGGCGATGGCATATTGGGGAGTCGCGCTTGTGCTGGGGCCGAATTACAACCTGCCGGGAGACCCGGTGCGCGGTAAGAAGGCGCACGACGCGGTCGCGCGAGCGCAGACGCTCAAGTCCGGCGCTTCACCCGAGGAGCGCGATTTGATCGACGCGCTGTCGCAGCGCTACGGCGCCAATGGGGAAGGCTCGCCCGCCCAGGACCAGGCATACGCAAACGCGATGCGCGCGGTGGCGCACAAGTACCCTGAGGATCTCGACGTGCAGACGCTGTTCGCGGAATCGCTGATGGATTTGCATCCGTGGCGTCTGTGGAGCGTCGACGGCAAGCCCGGTCCCGACACGCTCGAGATCGTGGCCACGCTGGAAACCGTGCTCAAGAAGGATCCTAACCACATCGGCGCGAACCACTATTACATCCACGCGGTCGAGGCCTCGCCCGATCCCGCGCGTGCGATGGCAAGTGCGGATCGACTGGGCGCGCTCGCGCCCGCCTCGGGCCACCTGGTGCACATGCCCTCGCACATCTACGTGCGCACCGGCCGCTTTCACGACGCCGCCGAGGTCAACGCACGCGCCATCAAGGCGGACAACGCGTTCTTTGCCAGGACCAGCGAGAGCGGCGTCTATCCGCTGATGTACTACACTCACAACATTCACTTCCTCTGCTACTCGCAGATGATGGAGGGACGAAAGCGCGAGGCGCTCGCGAGCGCCCGCCTGCTCGAGACCAAGGTGCCGCTCGACGCGGTGCGCGGGATGCCGATGGCGGAGTTCCTGGTGCCGATGCCGTACTTCGTCGAAGTCCGTTTCGGGATGTGGGATGAAGTCCTCAGGGAGCCCAAGCCGCCCACGGACTTGCCGTTCACGAGCGCGATGTGGCACTACGCGCGGGCGCTGGCATACAGCGCCAAGGGAAAGCGCGCTGAGGCCATAAGCGAGCACAAGCAACTCGAAGCGACGGCGGCGGCGATCGCGCCAGACCGGCCGCTCGGCACCAGTAATCGCGCGAAGAACGTCGCGGAAGTTGCGGTAATCGTCGTTGCCGGCGAGATCGCCGCGGCGCGCGGCGATCGCAAGGGCGCCGCCGCCAAGCTTGCTGATGCCGTCCGCCTGCAGGACGCGCTGATCTACGAGGAGCCGCCGATCTGGTACTTCCCGGTGCGCGAATCGCTCGGCGCCCAACTGCTGGCGATGGGCCGGACGCAGGAGGCGGAGGCGGTCTACCGCGAAGATTTGAAAATGAACCCCGGCAATCCCCGCTCACTGTACGGACTCGCCCAATGCCTTAGCGCCGAGGGCAAGACCGCCGAGGCCGCAAAGACGCGCGAGCAGTTCCGCAAGGCCTGGCGCTTTGCCGACAGCAATCCGACTCCGTTGCCCTCGTCGGCGAGTCGCGGCCGCGGCTAG
- the hemE gene encoding uroporphyrinogen decarboxylase, whose amino-acid sequence MTPRAEARAASAPPLDGHPMMLACRRKPAPYTPVWLMRQAGRYMPEYRRVRAQHDFLEMCRRPEIAAEVTVTAVERLGVDAAIIFADILLPLIPMGVGLQYEKDGGPTIQRPVRSVADLDRIAPIDAAGELAFVGEAIRMTRRALGDRAPLIGFAGAPFTLASYLIEGGGSRQYQATKTMMYTEPATWDRLMGMLALATVDYLNMQIAAGAEMVQLFDSWVGTLGPDDYRHFVLPHTAAVISALRPGVPVIHFGTGTGNLLELMRDAGGDVIGLDWRVDLGEAWARLGYDVGVQGNLDPVALFADIPEIRRRVRAILDRAAGRPGHIFNLGHGILPETPVDHVRALVDAVHEMSRK is encoded by the coding sequence ATGACGCCTCGAGCCGAAGCCCGAGCCGCATCAGCGCCGCCGCTCGACGGCCATCCGATGATGCTCGCGTGCAGGCGCAAGCCCGCGCCCTATACTCCCGTGTGGCTGATGCGCCAGGCGGGGCGGTACATGCCGGAATATCGCCGCGTACGCGCGCAGCACGATTTTCTCGAGATGTGCCGGCGGCCGGAGATCGCCGCCGAGGTCACGGTCACCGCGGTCGAACGCCTGGGCGTCGACGCCGCGATCATCTTCGCCGACATCCTGCTGCCGCTAATTCCGATGGGCGTCGGGCTGCAGTACGAAAAAGATGGCGGCCCAACGATCCAGCGGCCGGTGCGCTCGGTTGCCGATCTCGATCGGATCGCGCCGATCGACGCCGCCGGCGAACTGGCTTTTGTCGGCGAGGCGATCCGGATGACGCGCCGCGCGCTCGGCGATCGCGCACCGCTCATCGGATTCGCCGGCGCGCCCTTCACGCTTGCGTCCTATCTCATCGAGGGCGGCGGCTCGCGCCAGTACCAGGCGACCAAGACCATGATGTACACCGAGCCCGCGACGTGGGATCGCCTGATGGGAATGCTGGCGCTCGCCACCGTGGATTATCTCAACATGCAGATAGCGGCGGGCGCCGAGATGGTGCAGCTATTCGACAGTTGGGTCGGCACGCTCGGACCCGACGACTATCGCCATTTTGTCCTACCGCACACCGCGGCCGTGATCTCGGCGCTGCGCCCGGGCGTACCGGTGATTCACTTCGGCACCGGAACCGGAAATCTGCTGGAGCTGATGCGCGATGCGGGCGGCGACGTTATCGGACTCGATTGGCGCGTCGATCTGGGCGAGGCGTGGGCGCGCCTTGGTTACGACGTTGGCGTGCAAGGCAATCTCGACCCGGTCGCACTCTTCGCGGACATCCCCGAGATTCGCCGGCGCGTGCGGGCGATCCTCGATCGCGCGGCCGGACGCCCCGGCCATATCTTCAATCTAGGCCACGGTATCCTACCCGAGACGCCGGTCGACCACGTGCGCGCGCTGGTCGACGCGGTGCACGAGATGAGCCGCAAGTGA
- the hemH gene encoding ferrochelatase — MNAQDRYGAVLMIGFGGPASLAEIRPFLDRVTAGRPIPRERYEEVVHHYEAIGGRSPFNEITGRQAAALRERLARGGVEIPVMLGMRNTSPWLDDALAELGRAAVRRALGFVLAAHRCEASWDRYLRNVEDARARVGPAAPAIDYLREWHAHPLFIEAAADRVADALARLEPAARARAILIFTAHSIPAAMASASPYVEQLRESAELIARRLDRREWRLAFQSRSGNPRDPWLEPDVCDVLCGIEGRAAVIAPVGFICDHVEVLYDLDVEAARVAREAGVTMVRAATVGEHPQFIEMIAALIRERMLA; from the coding sequence GTGAACGCTCAGGACCGATACGGCGCAGTGCTGATGATAGGTTTCGGCGGACCAGCCAGTCTCGCCGAGATTCGCCCGTTCCTCGACCGCGTGACCGCGGGACGGCCGATTCCACGCGAGCGTTACGAGGAAGTCGTACATCATTACGAAGCGATTGGCGGGCGTTCGCCGTTCAACGAAATAACCGGGCGCCAGGCGGCAGCGCTGCGCGAGCGGCTCGCGCGCGGGGGGGTGGAGATTCCGGTCATGCTCGGGATGCGCAATACGTCGCCGTGGCTCGACGACGCTCTCGCCGAGCTTGGCCGCGCCGCGGTGCGGCGCGCGCTCGGATTCGTGCTCGCGGCCCATCGCTGCGAAGCCAGCTGGGACCGCTACCTGCGAAACGTCGAGGACGCGCGCGCACGTGTCGGCCCAGCGGCGCCGGCGATCGACTACCTCCGCGAATGGCACGCGCACCCGCTTTTCATCGAGGCAGCGGCCGACCGTGTCGCCGACGCGCTCGCGCGCCTCGAGCCCGCCGCGCGCGCGCGCGCGATTCTCATCTTCACCGCGCACAGCATCCCGGCCGCGATGGCGTCGGCGAGCCCATACGTCGAGCAGCTGCGCGAATCCGCGGAGTTGATCGCGCGGCGCCTCGACCGGCGCGAATGGAGGCTCGCCTTTCAAAGCCGGAGCGGCAATCCGCGCGATCCGTGGCTCGAGCCCGACGTATGCGATGTGCTCTGCGGAATCGAGGGCCGGGCGGCGGTGATCGCGCCGGTCGGCTTCATCTGCGATCACGTCGAAGTGCTGTACGACCTCGACGTCGAGGCGGCGCGCGTGGCGCGCGAAGCGGGCGTGACGATGGTGCGAGCGGCGACCGTCGGCGAGCATCCGCAGTTCATCGAGATGATCGCCGCGCTGATTCGCGAGCGCATGCTCGCCTGA
- the hemG gene encoding protoporphyrinogen oxidase gives MAQGGAPRIAILGGGIGGLSAAFRLLELSARHEAPLEVTLLERSARLGGPLYTIRERDFIAEAGADSFLTEKPWALDLARRVGLEDDLIATCAEFRRTYVVRRGELVEIPEGFSLLAPARMLPMLKSPLLSPLGKLRVMIEPVIPRRRGDRDESLASFVTRRLGREVLDRIAQPLAGGIYTADPARLSLKATLPRFAEMEARYGSLIRGLRAAARKQSAAPGGTSGARWSLFASLRGGVGTLVEALAQRLGERVRRGVEVVALERIAGGADGRGTRWRVAMADGAALEADAVICALPAYRAAPLFETCASPLARALAAIGYASAAVVNLAYREGDLPRAPRGFGFVVPALEHRRIIACSFTSLKYEGRAPAGTILVRGFVGGAMQSELMALDDAAMVAVVREEFRALLGAEVAPLWSHVCRWPDSMPQYAVGHHGRVAEIERAAAALPGLELAGAALRGVGIPDCVLSGERAAQTVFSELGRARAPARASG, from the coding sequence ATGGCTCAGGGCGGCGCACCGCGAATCGCGATTCTCGGCGGCGGAATCGGCGGGCTCAGCGCCGCATTTCGACTGCTGGAATTGTCGGCCCGGCATGAAGCGCCGCTCGAGGTCACGCTGCTCGAGCGCAGCGCGCGCCTTGGCGGCCCGCTCTATACGATCCGCGAGCGGGACTTCATCGCCGAGGCGGGCGCCGACTCGTTCCTTACCGAAAAGCCCTGGGCGCTGGACCTCGCGCGCCGCGTCGGCCTCGAAGACGACCTGATCGCGACGTGCGCCGAGTTCCGCCGAACCTACGTCGTGCGCCGCGGCGAGCTGGTTGAAATTCCCGAAGGCTTCTCGCTGCTCGCGCCGGCGCGGATGCTGCCGATGCTTAAAAGTCCGCTGCTCTCTCCGCTCGGCAAGCTGCGGGTGATGATCGAACCGGTGATTCCGCGCCGCCGCGGCGATCGCGACGAAAGCCTCGCGTCATTCGTTACGCGCCGCCTCGGCCGCGAGGTGCTCGACAGAATCGCGCAGCCGCTGGCCGGCGGAATCTACACCGCCGACCCGGCCAGGCTCAGCCTTAAGGCGACGCTGCCGCGCTTTGCCGAAATGGAAGCGCGCTACGGCAGCTTGATCCGCGGATTGCGGGCGGCGGCGCGCAAGCAGAGCGCCGCGCCCGGCGGCACCAGCGGGGCGCGATGGAGCCTGTTCGCGAGCCTTCGCGGCGGAGTCGGCACCCTGGTCGAGGCGCTCGCGCAAAGGCTGGGCGAGCGCGTGCGGCGCGGGGTCGAAGTCGTCGCGCTCGAGCGGATAGCAGGCGGCGCAGACGGGCGCGGGACGCGATGGCGCGTGGCGATGGCCGACGGAGCCGCGCTGGAGGCTGACGCGGTGATTTGCGCACTGCCGGCCTATCGCGCCGCGCCGCTCTTCGAAACGTGCGCATCCCCGCTTGCGCGCGCGCTCGCGGCGATCGGCTACGCGTCGGCGGCGGTGGTCAACCTGGCGTATCGCGAAGGCGACCTTCCGCGCGCGCCGCGCGGCTTCGGCTTCGTCGTCCCCGCACTCGAGCATCGCAGAATCATCGCCTGCAGTTTCACCAGCCTCAAGTACGAGGGCCGCGCGCCGGCCGGGACGATCCTGGTGCGCGGGTTCGTCGGCGGCGCGATGCAAAGCGAACTGATGGCGCTCGACGACGCCGCGATGGTCGCAGTCGTGCGCGAGGAGTTTCGTGCGCTGCTCGGCGCCGAGGTGGCGCCGCTGTGGTCGCACGTCTGCCGATGGCCCGATTCGATGCCGCAGTATGCGGTGGGGCATCATGGACGCGTGGCGGAAATCGAGCGCGCGGCGGCCGCCTTGCCCGGACTCGAGCTTGCGGGCGCGGCGCTGCGCGGCGTCGGAATTCCCGACTGCGTGCTAAGCGGCGAGCGCGCGGCACAGACGGTTTTTTCGGAGCTCGGGCGGGCGCGAGCGCCGGCGCGAGCATCAGGATGA
- the dinB gene encoding DNA polymerase IV, with product MTPGGAASWPRVIAHADMDAFYASVEQLDNPALRGLPVIVGARSRRGVVTSASYEARRFGVRSAMPAHEAHRLCPNGVFVPGRMARYAEISRAVRAVFDEFSPIVEPLSLDEAFLDLTGTHRLFASPTEAGDALKRRVREATGLVVSVGIAPTKMAAKILSDLSKPDGLQIVGPEGLVDFLSPLPVERLWGVGRMTLTRMNQVGIATVGDLARADAAKLRAMFGAMGPHLHELALGHDPRAVVGNGERKSYGEESTFEHDLALESIDLARVLIAHADALGRRLRADRVRARTVTLKLKLARPLGQGRYPILTRSQSLEAPTDDGAEISRVARAMLARVSERERVRLAGVQVHNLVRDAETAQLALFGAAPAHDARRDRLNRALDQVAERFGEEAVTRGLAHAERAAPTRRIK from the coding sequence ATGACTCCCGGTGGCGCGGCATCGTGGCCGCGCGTAATCGCGCACGCCGACATGGACGCGTTTTACGCGTCGGTCGAGCAACTGGACAATCCCGCGCTGCGCGGCCTGCCGGTGATCGTCGGCGCGCGCAGCCGGCGCGGCGTCGTGACCTCGGCTTCGTACGAAGCGCGCCGCTTCGGAGTGCGCTCGGCGATGCCCGCGCACGAAGCGCATCGGCTATGCCCTAACGGCGTCTTCGTGCCCGGACGGATGGCGCGTTACGCGGAAATCTCGCGCGCGGTGCGCGCCGTTTTCGACGAGTTCAGCCCGATCGTCGAACCGCTCTCGCTCGACGAAGCCTTTCTCGATCTCACCGGGACGCATCGCCTGTTCGCCTCGCCGACCGAGGCCGGGGACGCGCTCAAGCGCCGCGTGCGCGAGGCGACCGGCCTCGTGGTGTCGGTCGGAATCGCGCCGACCAAAATGGCGGCAAAAATTCTGAGCGATCTTTCCAAGCCTGACGGTCTCCAGATAGTCGGGCCGGAGGGCCTCGTCGATTTTCTAAGTCCGCTGCCGGTCGAGCGGCTGTGGGGCGTCGGAAGAATGACGCTCACGCGGATGAATCAGGTGGGAATCGCCACGGTGGGCGATCTCGCGCGCGCCGACGCCGCGAAGCTGCGCGCGATGTTCGGCGCAATGGGGCCGCATCTGCACGAACTCGCGCTCGGACACGATCCGCGTGCGGTCGTCGGCAACGGCGAACGCAAATCCTACGGCGAAGAAAGCACGTTCGAGCACGACCTCGCGCTCGAGTCGATAGACCTCGCGCGCGTGCTTATCGCGCACGCCGATGCGCTCGGGCGGCGGCTTCGCGCCGACCGGGTCCGCGCGCGCACCGTGACGCTCAAGCTCAAACTCGCGCGGCCACTTGGGCAGGGCCGCTACCCGATCCTCACGCGCAGCCAGTCCCTGGAGGCGCCAACCGACGACGGCGCCGAAATCTCGCGCGTCGCGCGCGCGATGCTTGCGCGCGTGAGCGAACGCGAGCGGGTGAGGCTCGCCGGCGTCCAGGTGCACAACCTGGTGCGCGACGCCGAGACCGCACAACTCGCCCTGTTCGGCGCGGCGCCGGCGCACGACGCGCGCCGCGATCGGCTGAACCGCGCGCTCGACCAGGTTGCCGAGCGCTTCGGCGAAGAAGCGGTCACGCGCGGACTCGCCCATGCGGAACGCGCCGCGCCCACACGCCGGATAAAGTAG
- the leuC gene encoding 3-isopropylmalate dehydratase large subunit, which translates to MAAETLFEKIWQTHVVREQLGEPALLYIDLHLVHEVTSPQAFEALRNSGRKVRALDRTFGTQDHNVPTTDRTKPIADLDSKAQIEMMRRNCQEFGVRLFDLGAPEQGIVHVIGPELGLTQPGMTIVCGDSHTATHGALGSLAFGVGTSEVEHVLATQCLWQAKPKTLEIRVDGRLKPGVTAKDLILGIIGRITTDGGTGHVIEYRGEAIEALSMEERMTVSNMSIEAGARAGMIAADAKTVEYLRGRRFVPTGAEFDRAAERWLRFRTDDGARFDKSIAFDAASFAPQVTWGTNPGMVVEVTGKVPDPASLKSAAERQAVERALDYMGLAPGMPIQDIRVDRVFIGSCTNSRISDLRAAADIVRGRKVAKGVQAMVVPGSQQVKAEAEKLGLDRVFLDAGFEWRESGCSMCLGMNPDILKPGERCASTSNRNFEGRQGKGGRTHLVSPAMAAAAAVNGHFVDVREWPARQ; encoded by the coding sequence ATGGCGGCTGAGACGCTTTTCGAAAAAATCTGGCAGACTCACGTGGTCCGCGAGCAACTGGGCGAACCCGCGCTGCTCTATATCGATCTGCATCTGGTGCACGAGGTCACTTCGCCGCAGGCCTTCGAAGCGCTCCGCAACAGCGGGCGCAAGGTGCGCGCGCTCGACCGCACCTTCGGCACCCAGGACCACAACGTTCCGACCACCGATCGCACCAAGCCGATCGCCGACCTCGATTCGAAGGCGCAGATCGAAATGATGCGCCGCAACTGCCAGGAGTTCGGCGTGCGCCTGTTCGACCTCGGCGCGCCCGAACAGGGCATCGTCCACGTCATCGGGCCCGAGCTCGGCCTTACGCAGCCCGGGATGACGATCGTATGCGGCGACAGCCATACCGCAACCCACGGCGCGTTGGGCTCGCTCGCCTTCGGCGTCGGCACGAGCGAGGTCGAGCACGTGCTCGCGACGCAATGCCTGTGGCAGGCCAAGCCGAAGACGCTCGAGATTCGCGTCGACGGACGGCTTAAGCCCGGCGTCACCGCCAAGGATCTGATCCTCGGCATCATCGGACGCATCACCACCGACGGCGGCACCGGCCACGTCATCGAGTACCGCGGCGAAGCGATCGAAGCGCTCTCGATGGAAGAGCGGATGACGGTGAGCAACATGTCGATCGAGGCGGGCGCGCGCGCCGGGATGATCGCGGCGGACGCCAAGACCGTCGAATACCTGCGCGGGCGGCGTTTCGTGCCGACGGGCGCGGAGTTCGATCGGGCGGCCGAGCGATGGCTCAGGTTTCGCACCGACGACGGCGCGCGCTTCGACAAGAGCATCGCGTTCGACGCCGCATCGTTCGCGCCCCAGGTGACGTGGGGAACGAATCCCGGGATGGTGGTCGAGGTCACCGGCAAGGTGCCGGATCCGGCAAGCCTCAAGAGCGCGGCGGAGCGGCAGGCGGTCGAGCGCGCGCTCGACTACATGGGGCTCGCGCCGGGCATGCCGATCCAGGACATCCGCGTCGACCGCGTTTTTATCGGATCCTGCACCAACTCGCGAATCAGCGATCTGCGCGCCGCTGCCGACATCGTGCGCGGACGCAAGGTCGCCAAGGGCGTGCAGGCGATGGTGGTTCCGGGATCGCAGCAGGTCAAGGCCGAGGCCGAAAAGCTCGGGCTCGATCGGGTCTTCCTCGACGCGGGCTTCGAGTGGCGCGAATCCGGATGCAGCATGTGCCTGGGGATGAACCCCGACATCCTGAAACCCGGCGAGCGCTGCGCGAGCACCTCGAACCGCAATTTCGAAGGCCGCCAGGGCAAGGGTGGACGCACGCATCTGGTGAGTCCCGCGATGGCCGCGGCAGCAGCGGTGAACGGACACTTCGTCGACGTGCGCGAGTGGCCGGCGCGCCAGTAG
- the leuD gene encoding 3-isopropylmalate dehydratase small subunit, which yields MQPFRNFTGLVAPMDRSNVDTDQVIPKQFLKAVVRSGLGKGLFFDWRDQPDKGYVLDQPRFKGATILVARANFGCGSSREHAVWALADFGFKAAIATSFADIFRNNALKNGFLPIILKPEEVDAIFVAIKHHEGYELTIDLPAQTVSDKFGWSAHFEIDPFPKKCFIEGLDDVGLTLAHEKEIAAYEKTHPAPYRL from the coding sequence ATGCAACCGTTCAGGAATTTCACCGGACTGGTCGCTCCGATGGACCGGTCCAACGTCGACACTGACCAGGTAATTCCCAAGCAGTTCTTAAAAGCCGTGGTGCGCAGCGGCCTCGGCAAGGGTCTCTTCTTCGACTGGCGCGATCAGCCCGACAAGGGCTACGTGCTCGACCAGCCGCGCTTCAAAGGCGCGACGATCCTGGTCGCGCGGGCCAATTTCGGATGCGGCAGCTCGCGCGAGCACGCGGTATGGGCGCTCGCCGACTTCGGATTCAAGGCGGCGATCGCGACTTCGTTCGCCGACATCTTCCGCAACAACGCGCTCAAGAACGGCTTCCTGCCGATAATCCTGAAGCCCGAAGAGGTCGACGCGATCTTCGTCGCAATCAAGCATCACGAAGGCTACGAGCTGACTATCGATCTTCCGGCGCAGACGGTCTCCGACAAGTTCGGATGGTCGGCGCATTTCGAGATCGATCCGTTCCCCAAGAAATGCTTTATCGAGGGGCTCGACGACGTGGGGCTGACGCTCGCCCACGAAAAAGAGATCGCCGCCTACGAGAAAACCCATCCCGCGCCCTATCGACTCTAG
- a CDS encoding RluA family pseudouridine synthase: protein MTARLLTVDSAPGRMRLDVFVAGELGAEFSRAQAARMIKAGLVRLNGVPARAADAVHLGDRIEIESPTAIAPAPTAREAGAPAIDVIYADDEIVVVNKPAGMTVHPAPGHPGGTLVDALLARFPEMAAMGEADGVMRPGIVHRLDKDTSGVMVVARTPFARMELARQFKDRTVGKIYLAVVRGAIARERLSIARPVGRHPVERKRMSVNSRHGREALSYVCVLAQMPDVGGGATLVGVRPLTGRTHQIRVHLASIGHPCLGDPLYGGRPARESQPKKSQLKESRDAASCQPAHEFERQALHATALKIAHPRTAAALEFVAPLPCDFSVFLAARGVAADGPVLARWIDIVESAPRSALAPHQRRAST from the coding sequence GTGACTGCGCGCCTGCTTACGGTTGATTCGGCGCCCGGACGGATGCGGCTCGACGTCTTCGTCGCCGGCGAACTCGGCGCGGAATTTTCGCGCGCGCAGGCCGCGCGCATGATCAAGGCCGGCCTGGTGCGGCTGAACGGCGTCCCCGCGCGCGCCGCCGACGCCGTCCATCTCGGCGACAGAATAGAAATCGAAAGCCCCACGGCAATCGCGCCGGCGCCAACGGCTCGCGAGGCCGGCGCGCCGGCGATCGACGTGATATACGCCGACGACGAGATCGTGGTGGTCAACAAGCCGGCGGGGATGACCGTTCATCCCGCCCCCGGCCATCCGGGCGGCACGCTGGTCGACGCGTTGCTCGCGCGCTTTCCCGAGATGGCGGCGATGGGCGAGGCGGACGGCGTGATGCGTCCGGGAATCGTGCATCGGCTCGACAAGGACACGTCGGGCGTGATGGTGGTCGCGCGGACGCCGTTTGCGCGGATGGAACTGGCGCGCCAGTTCAAGGACCGCACGGTCGGCAAGATCTATCTCGCGGTCGTGCGCGGAGCGATCGCGCGCGAGCGCCTTTCGATCGCGCGCCCGGTCGGACGCCATCCGGTCGAACGCAAGCGCATGTCGGTGAATTCGCGCCACGGCCGCGAGGCCTTGAGCTACGTCTGCGTGCTCGCGCAGATGCCGGACGTAGGCGGCGGCGCAACCCTCGTGGGGGTACGGCCGCTCACCGGCCGCACGCATCAGATTCGCGTACATCTCGCGTCCATAGGTCATCCCTGTCTCGGCGATCCGCTTTACGGCGGCCGCCCTGCCAGGGAATCCCAACCCAAAAAATCCCAGCTCAAAGAATCCAGAGACGCGGCATCTTGTCAGCCGGCGCACGAATTCGAGCGCCAGGCCCTGCACGCGACGGCGCTCAAGATCGCCCATCCGCGCACCGCCGCGGCGCTGGAATTCGTCGCTCCGTTGCCGTGCGATTTTTCCGTCTTTCTGGCCGCGCGCGGCGTGGCGGCGGACGGGCCCGTGCTCGCACGCTGGATCGATATTGTCGAATCCGCGCCGCGTTCGGCCTTAGCGCCGCATCAACGGCGCGCATCAACATAA